Proteins encoded by one window of Geobacter sp. DSM 9736:
- a CDS encoding NAD(P)-dependent oxidoreductase: MLRNVGFIGLGTVGRYMAANLLKGNYKLMVYDSDSEPVNELVGKGAVAAENPMVAAKGKDVVIIIRPEKERLRPDLYGPQGIFAGIDPGTILVDMGTHSLESTMEMADEAARRRVMFLDAPVWGTKEHAANGLMTILTGGDQSLVGRCRELFSYFGLNIIHIGEIGDATRMKFLVNLVQAELMQALAEGLVFGEKLGFNVDKILEVLDSGGVASPLFHSKGRTIARGDFTRNLALKYVHEQLLLVMEAAKKVNLELPAAEVVCASYEQAVKDGRGEEDFSAVVKVLRK, translated from the coding sequence ATGTTGAGGAACGTCGGATTCATCGGGTTGGGAACGGTCGGCAGGTATATGGCAGCAAACCTGCTGAAGGGGAACTACAAGCTGATGGTGTACGACAGCGACTCCGAACCCGTAAATGAGCTGGTAGGCAAAGGCGCTGTTGCAGCGGAGAACCCGATGGTTGCCGCCAAAGGGAAAGACGTCGTCATCATCATCAGGCCTGAAAAGGAGCGTCTGCGCCCCGACCTCTATGGTCCGCAGGGAATCTTCGCCGGAATCGATCCAGGCACGATACTCGTCGATATGGGAACCCATTCCCTCGAAAGCACCATGGAGATGGCAGATGAGGCAGCCCGCAGACGCGTAATGTTTCTCGACGCTCCTGTCTGGGGCACCAAGGAACATGCAGCCAACGGACTTATGACTATTCTCACCGGGGGGGACCAGTCTCTGGTAGGCCGCTGTCGCGAACTCTTCTCCTATTTCGGCCTGAACATCATACACATTGGCGAGATAGGAGATGCCACCAGAATGAAGTTCCTGGTGAACCTCGTGCAGGCTGAGCTGATGCAGGCTCTGGCAGAAGGACTGGTCTTCGGCGAGAAACTGGGCTTCAACGTAGACAAGATTCTGGAGGTGCTCGACTCCGGCGGGGTTGCTTCTCCTCTCTTCCACTCTAAGGGGCGAACCATAGCCCGTGGGGACTTCACTCGGAACCTGGCGTTGAAGTACGTTCATGAGCAGTTGCTTCTCGTGATGGAGGCTGCAAAGAAGGTTAACCTTGAGTTGCCTGCTGCTGAAGTTGTCTGTGCGTCTTACGAGCAGGCGGTGAAGGACGGAAGAGGGGAGGAAGACTTCTCAGCCGTGGTAAAGGTCCTGAGAAAGTAG
- a CDS encoding type III pantothenate kinase, which yields MLLVIDVGNSNIVLGIYDGDHLVRDWRVSTDKSKTPDEYGILVHDLFRLAGISFGDVKDIIISSVVPTLTGVLEKLSQQYFSFKPYVVGPGIKTGMPIHYDNPKEVGADRIVNAVAGFEKYRTSLVIVDFGTATTFDYVNRKGEYCGGAIVPGVMISMEALFQKASKLPRVEIIKPPAIIAKNTVNSMQAGIFYGYIGLVDEIVGRMKNESKDNPKVIATGGLAGLIAPESKTIEGVDEFLTLEGLRILYERNR from the coding sequence TTGCTTCTGGTAATCGACGTCGGCAACAGTAACATAGTCCTCGGCATCTACGACGGCGATCATCTTGTCAGGGATTGGCGCGTATCGACCGACAAATCGAAAACACCCGACGAGTACGGGATCCTTGTCCACGACCTGTTCCGTCTTGCGGGCATCAGCTTCGGCGATGTGAAAGACATCATAATATCTTCCGTCGTTCCGACCCTGACGGGGGTCCTAGAAAAACTGTCACAGCAATATTTTTCTTTTAAACCCTATGTCGTGGGTCCCGGAATAAAAACGGGGATGCCCATACATTACGATAATCCGAAAGAAGTCGGCGCTGACAGGATAGTCAATGCCGTTGCAGGCTTCGAAAAATACCGGACCTCTTTGGTGATCGTCGACTTCGGCACGGCTACAACGTTCGATTATGTGAACAGAAAGGGGGAATATTGCGGCGGGGCAATCGTCCCGGGGGTCATGATTTCCATGGAAGCGCTGTTTCAGAAGGCAAGCAAGCTGCCGCGGGTTGAAATCATCAAACCTCCGGCCATCATAGCCAAGAATACCGTGAATTCCATGCAGGCCGGCATCTTCTACGGCTACATAGGCCTTGTGGACGAGATTGTCGGCAGGATGAAGAACGAAAGCAAGGATAATCCAAAAGTGATCGCTACAGGGGGGCTAGCCGGATTGATTGCTCCCGAATCCAAAACAATAGAGGGCGTGGACGAGTTTCTAACCTTGGAAGGATTGCGCATTTTGTACGAGCGGAACAGATAG
- a CDS encoding cytidylate kinase family protein translates to MAIITVSREMGTGAYQITREVAKKLKYTLIDGPKIAELAPLYGLTPEMVERVDEKPPVFLSAEDRVHAACLGTIDLIMLDCVKKGNAILYGRGAQDLLKEMRNVLRIRFTAPFDERVENFAEREWMDPDLARELIRKSDHQRGGFIQFYFDRDWTDSLGYDLVFNTSRLSVGAIVDSIVAAARDPRLKEAEAEANSFLDDVILAKRIETELLKADNIETSHFRISARGGEVFLAGHVHSELEKEKAMTIIAGIEGVVEIEDTVQVISYKPYKK, encoded by the coding sequence ATGGCGATCATAACCGTTTCCCGAGAAATGGGCACCGGCGCTTATCAGATAACAAGGGAAGTAGCCAAGAAACTCAAATACACTCTTATCGACGGTCCTAAAATCGCTGAACTCGCTCCCCTGTACGGTCTTACACCCGAAATGGTTGAGCGGGTCGATGAAAAGCCTCCGGTTTTTCTTTCTGCCGAAGATAGAGTGCACGCCGCATGTCTTGGAACGATTGATCTCATCATGCTCGACTGCGTGAAAAAGGGGAATGCAATCCTCTACGGCCGAGGTGCACAGGACCTGCTGAAGGAAATGCGGAACGTGTTACGTATAAGGTTTACCGCTCCATTTGACGAGAGAGTTGAGAACTTCGCAGAACGCGAATGGATGGACCCCGATCTGGCGCGTGAACTGATTCGCAAAAGTGATCATCAGCGGGGGGGATTCATTCAATTCTATTTCGACCGAGACTGGACTGATTCGCTGGGGTACGATCTTGTTTTCAACACTTCCCGTCTCTCAGTTGGGGCCATTGTAGACAGCATCGTAGCGGCGGCAAGAGATCCGCGGCTGAAAGAAGCTGAGGCGGAGGCCAACTCTTTCCTGGATGACGTCATCCTTGCCAAAAGGATAGAGACTGAGCTTCTGAAGGCGGACAATATTGAAACATCACATTTCCGAATCAGCGCCAGAGGAGGCGAGGTTTTCCTTGCCGGTCACGTTCATTCGGAGCTGGAAAAAGAGAAAGCGATGACTATCATCGCAGGGATAGAAGGGGTCGTGGAGATTGAGGATACCGTGCAGGTAATCAGCTACAAACCCTACAAAAAATAG
- a CDS encoding ATP/GTP-binding protein encodes MALINHIKQEINAKIVYFGPGMAGKETNLQQVFSQLQEKERGKPKLMELHDARMLFFDILSASADSAPSSYSLRYHLYTLLDDGSSTSWRMVLKGVDGIVFVADSDPARMEANSDSIRQLKELLEEVGRSLREIPMVIQLNKRDLPGASPVGDMIGMLNADTFRTVSAVARSGEGVVDTLGTLLKLIQIDLRQQGLNVTDSTGMFEKKISDIFGSGQGPSPAGVPIGAPEEVKTAHLETHGQTVLGHVVELGEPLLENGVVRLPLTVTCGDRYQRFTVTVSVSLDG; translated from the coding sequence GTGGCCCTGATTAACCATATCAAGCAGGAGATAAACGCGAAGATCGTATATTTCGGGCCCGGCATGGCCGGTAAGGAGACAAACCTTCAGCAGGTATTCTCTCAGCTACAGGAGAAGGAGCGTGGGAAGCCGAAGTTGATGGAACTTCATGACGCTCGCATGCTTTTCTTCGATATCCTTTCGGCTTCAGCAGATTCCGCACCTTCGAGTTACTCTTTGAGGTATCACCTGTATACGCTGCTCGATGATGGCTCCTCTACTTCATGGAGGATGGTGCTGAAAGGGGTCGACGGCATCGTTTTCGTTGCAGATTCGGACCCGGCACGCATGGAGGCCAATAGCGACAGCATTCGGCAACTTAAGGAGTTGCTGGAGGAGGTAGGTCGGTCGTTACGTGAAATCCCTATGGTCATTCAGCTCAACAAACGGGATTTGCCGGGTGCTTCTCCGGTTGGGGATATGATCGGCATGTTAAATGCCGATACCTTTCGAACGGTTTCCGCTGTCGCAAGGTCCGGAGAAGGAGTGGTCGATACGTTGGGTACTCTTTTGAAGTTGATCCAAATCGATCTACGTCAGCAGGGACTTAACGTGACGGACTCAACAGGAATGTTCGAAAAGAAGATTTCCGATATCTTCGGCAGCGGCCAGGGTCCTTCACCTGCTGGTGTGCCGATAGGCGCGCCTGAAGAGGTTAAGACTGCGCACCTAGAAACCCATGGACAAACTGTGTTGGGACATGTAGTCGAGTTGGGTGAGCCGTTGCTTGAGAATGGCGTAGTACGCCTGCCACTGACAGTAACATGTGGTGACCGGTATCAGCGGTTCACTGTGACGGTCTCTGTATCTCTGGATGGTTAA
- a CDS encoding PHP domain-containing protein, with product MTDKQKRLVDLHIHSCHSDGLHTPVELVRRAKTRGLAAIAIADHDAVEGIDEALEAGSQYGIEVIPAVELSVELDEYRDVHVLGYLIDHHDQLFRKQLALFRSRREERGRLIVKRINEQLAAEHHEPIRYEEAVATAEGALGRPHIARLLLAKGIVRTMQDAFLRYLGPCDVPKEYFPFDKALKEIRRIGGVSVLAHPPSISQDREILGTVIRGLVERGLDGIEVFNNMCYKEDSLFLAGLAAETGLISTGGSDFHGGDSDTEIGSLRNGLKVSYECVEKLKDRQSRRILSAT from the coding sequence ATGACTGACAAACAGAAGCGGTTGGTGGACCTGCATATCCACTCATGCCATTCGGATGGGCTTCACACCCCTGTGGAGCTCGTGCGCAGGGCGAAGACGCGAGGCCTGGCGGCCATCGCCATTGCCGATCACGATGCTGTCGAGGGAATAGACGAAGCCTTGGAGGCCGGGAGTCAATACGGCATCGAGGTTATCCCTGCAGTTGAACTCTCGGTGGAACTAGACGAGTACCGGGATGTGCACGTGCTGGGATATTTAATAGACCACCACGATCAGCTGTTCCGGAAACAACTGGCGCTTTTCAGGTCGCGCCGCGAGGAGCGGGGCCGCCTAATCGTAAAACGGATAAACGAACAGCTGGCTGCAGAACACCATGAGCCGATTCGGTATGAAGAGGCAGTCGCAACGGCAGAGGGGGCGCTAGGGCGGCCTCACATCGCGCGACTGCTGCTGGCAAAAGGAATAGTGCGCACTATGCAGGATGCCTTCCTCCGCTACCTGGGGCCGTGCGACGTTCCGAAAGAATACTTTCCGTTCGATAAGGCACTGAAAGAAATCAGACGCATCGGGGGCGTATCTGTCCTTGCTCACCCGCCGAGCATATCCCAGGACCGGGAGATTCTAGGAACTGTAATACGGGGCCTGGTTGAGAGGGGGCTTGATGGAATTGAAGTATTCAACAACATGTGCTACAAAGAGGACTCGCTGTTCCTGGCGGGACTGGCAGCCGAAACCGGGCTCATTTCGACGGGTGGATCGGACTTTCATGGTGGCGATTCAGACACGGAGATTGGAAGTCTCCGTAATGGCCTCAAGGTGAGTTACGAATGCGTTGAGAAACTGAAGGATCGTCAATCTCGCCGCATTCTATCTGCCACCTGA
- a CDS encoding MgtC/SapB family protein yields the protein MVHDLNSDMAVRLVISALLGGLIGLEREVHGRSAGFRTHLLVSLGSCLYALASLYIYRIYGNFSGAMPIGVDPGRIAAQIVTGIGFLGAGAIIRERTSIRGLTTAACLWVAAGIGLSCGIGMFLTAFLVTVLSLFSLLLLKRVELRLGRDAYTAIKVWSSDRTGQKQRIEQLLLESELMLVNVAVERNVEAGELLLEYQAKYNTRGHLEALSENLSSVEGVKKVRIE from the coding sequence ATGGTTCACGATCTCAATTCAGACATGGCAGTACGACTCGTCATTTCAGCTCTGCTGGGTGGACTCATCGGTTTGGAGAGAGAAGTTCATGGTCGGTCAGCAGGCTTCAGGACCCATCTGCTTGTTTCCCTCGGATCATGCCTATACGCCCTTGCTTCACTGTACATCTATAGGATATACGGCAACTTCAGCGGCGCGATGCCAATAGGAGTGGACCCGGGAAGGATTGCTGCCCAGATCGTCACAGGGATAGGGTTTCTCGGTGCTGGAGCCATCATCAGGGAGCGGACTTCCATAAGAGGATTGACTACGGCTGCATGTCTGTGGGTAGCTGCTGGAATCGGGCTGTCATGCGGGATCGGAATGTTTCTGACGGCTTTCCTTGTGACGGTTCTCTCCCTGTTCAGCCTGCTCCTCCTGAAAAGAGTGGAGCTGAGACTCGGACGGGATGCTTATACTGCGATCAAAGTGTGGAGCAGCGACAGAACAGGACAGAAACAGCGTATAGAACAGCTGCTGCTTGAGAGCGAACTGATGCTGGTGAACGTAGCAGTCGAGAGAAATGTCGAGGCAGGGGAGCTTCTTCTCGAATATCAAGCGAAATACAATACTCGCGGACATCTCGAAGCGCTTTCAGAAAACCTGTCGTCGGTTGAGGGGGTCAAGAAAGTAAGGATTGAATAG
- a CDS encoding biotin--[acetyl-CoA-carboxylase] ligase yields the protein MHCNASLVDSAATGTDHRILDMFRRRGDGILSGEELSDALHISRTAVWKHIKALRDLGYEIAAVPSRGYRLISAPNTLIPPELSAGLDAKRIGSRLVWYREIESTNETAYQLAEEGAAEGTVVLAEAQRLGKGRLGRRWESPDGVNLYCSVILRPPIAPMQAAQLTFSSAVAVARAIEQETDLRPLIKWPNDVLVNGRKVAGLLNELSAETEQVNFIILGIGVNLNMTCDQFPMELRHPATSLLLEQEKAVDRQSFTRVLLRSLDDLYDSFLANGYKPIRDEWLARSTVMGRSVRVTVQEREVTGVVIGIDEYGALLLQVGEGSVEKILAGDVTLI from the coding sequence ATGCACTGCAATGCCTCACTGGTTGATTCCGCCGCCACCGGAACGGACCACCGGATTCTTGACATGTTCCGTCGGCGGGGAGACGGGATTCTTTCCGGCGAGGAGTTGAGCGATGCGCTGCATATTTCGCGAACTGCCGTATGGAAACATATTAAAGCTCTCCGGGATCTGGGGTACGAGATAGCCGCGGTTCCCTCCCGCGGCTATCGGCTTATTTCGGCACCGAATACACTGATACCTCCGGAGCTTTCTGCCGGACTTGATGCAAAAAGAATCGGCTCCCGGCTGGTCTGGTACCGTGAGATCGAGTCAACTAATGAAACGGCCTACCAATTAGCGGAGGAAGGCGCAGCAGAGGGGACTGTTGTTCTCGCCGAAGCCCAGCGGTTAGGAAAAGGTCGACTTGGGCGGCGCTGGGAATCTCCCGACGGCGTCAATCTTTACTGTTCTGTTATCCTACGGCCACCTATAGCACCGATGCAGGCTGCACAGCTGACCTTTTCATCTGCGGTTGCGGTTGCCCGAGCCATCGAGCAGGAGACTGATCTCCGTCCTTTGATAAAATGGCCGAATGACGTCCTTGTCAACGGGCGGAAGGTTGCGGGTCTCCTGAATGAGTTAAGTGCGGAAACGGAGCAGGTGAACTTCATCATCCTCGGAATCGGCGTAAATTTAAATATGACCTGCGACCAATTTCCGATGGAGCTGCGGCATCCGGCCACATCATTGTTGCTTGAGCAGGAAAAAGCAGTTGATCGTCAGTCCTTCACGCGCGTCCTCCTTCGATCTCTGGATGACCTGTACGACAGCTTTCTTGCAAACGGTTATAAACCCATTAGGGATGAATGGCTGGCACGCAGTACCGTTATGGGGCGCTCTGTCAGGGTGACCGTTCAGGAGAGGGAAGTGACCGGGGTAGTCATCGGAATCGATGAGTATGGCGCCCTTCTTCTGCAGGTGGGGGAAGGGTCCGTGGAAAAAATACTGGCTGGCGATGTTACTCTCATATAA
- the nth gene encoding endonuclease III: MKDTDIDYAMGVLGEAVSQWQSPAVTIVSQREGSPFKVLISCILSLRTRDKTTGAASERLFALADTPSAMAELPLAVLEKAIYPVGFYRNKAAQIKEICRILAEEYQERVPDEIDELLKLKGVGRKTANLVVTLGFGKPGICVDTHVHRICNRWGYLSTTSPDHTEAVLRAKLPVRYWPVINDWLVTFGQNLCLPTSPKCSTCPLFSVCDRIGVKKSR; the protein is encoded by the coding sequence GTGAAGGATACCGATATCGATTATGCCATGGGGGTGCTTGGTGAAGCAGTCAGTCAGTGGCAATCCCCCGCTGTAACAATCGTATCACAGCGTGAAGGAAGCCCATTCAAGGTGCTTATCTCCTGTATTCTTTCCCTCCGCACCAGGGACAAGACGACCGGGGCTGCATCCGAGCGCCTCTTCGCTCTCGCTGATACCCCTTCTGCAATGGCAGAGTTGCCGCTAGCGGTCTTGGAGAAAGCAATTTACCCCGTGGGCTTCTATAGGAACAAAGCTGCGCAGATAAAAGAGATCTGCCGGATTCTTGCCGAGGAGTACCAGGAGAGGGTTCCGGATGAAATAGACGAACTCCTCAAGCTGAAAGGGGTCGGGCGTAAGACTGCAAACCTGGTAGTGACCCTCGGATTCGGAAAACCTGGTATCTGTGTGGATACCCATGTTCATCGCATCTGCAATCGGTGGGGGTATTTGTCTACAACCAGTCCTGACCATACTGAAGCTGTACTACGTGCTAAGCTGCCTGTCCGCTACTGGCCGGTAATCAATGATTGGCTTGTTACCTTCGGTCAGAACCTCTGTTTGCCGACCTCTCCCAAGTGTTCCACTTGTCCGCTCTTCTCCGTCTGCGACCGTATAGGAGTGAAAAAATCCCGCTGA
- the rlmD gene encoding 23S rRNA (uracil(1939)-C(5))-methyltransferase RlmD — MDKKRQPAINGAQVGQSLDVTITSLDRDGYGRGTVESQQVKVAGGLPGETARVKVTHCSRNIIHADLIRVLRHSPDRLITKNCAISSECEGCPILPMKYSAQLAWKQAMVKAELEKVLPPGAVSLSPTTPSPSPFNYRNSAKLVVAGKHALPQIGIYKRNSHDVIDIENCALHHPLINTIIKTVKQGIKKGKVPIYSPRTGSGLLRYLVIRVSSSENRAMVIFVTADRSYNEIHHLARHLQAAVPEVAVVAQNVNSSTGNIILGPRDHFLTRQQTLIDAIGNIRFSISPHSFFQVNSGCAAILYKKVREYADLNGTERVLDLYCGVGGISLFLADQAREVMGIESVQAAVADAERNAKLNGVSNCRFLAGDVAELLEDAGRADVVILNPPRKGCDEVVLRKAAQLEPDRMIYVSCSPISLARDLKLLHELGYVATSVQPVDMFPQTPHVENVTLIIKK; from the coding sequence ATGGATAAGAAAAGGCAGCCAGCGATAAATGGAGCGCAGGTCGGGCAATCACTTGATGTGACTATTACATCACTTGACAGGGACGGATATGGCCGTGGGACTGTAGAGAGCCAACAGGTTAAAGTCGCGGGGGGGCTGCCGGGAGAAACCGCACGAGTAAAGGTGACCCATTGCTCCCGTAACATCATTCACGCGGACCTTATCCGGGTCCTGAGACATTCCCCCGATCGCCTTATAACCAAGAACTGCGCCATCTCATCGGAATGCGAGGGGTGCCCTATCCTGCCTATGAAATATTCGGCACAGCTGGCATGGAAGCAGGCGATGGTGAAAGCGGAGCTGGAGAAGGTGCTTCCTCCCGGCGCGGTATCGTTGTCTCCAACCACACCTTCGCCTTCCCCGTTCAACTATCGGAATTCGGCAAAACTTGTTGTGGCTGGGAAACATGCACTACCGCAGATAGGGATTTACAAGCGCAACAGTCACGATGTGATCGATATTGAAAACTGCGCCCTCCACCACCCGCTTATCAATACGATAATAAAGACAGTAAAACAGGGGATCAAGAAGGGAAAGGTGCCTATCTACAGTCCGAGAACCGGATCCGGGCTCCTGCGTTATCTCGTCATCCGTGTCTCCAGCTCCGAAAATCGGGCGATGGTCATCTTCGTTACTGCTGATCGCAGCTACAATGAAATACACCATCTTGCACGCCACCTTCAGGCAGCCGTTCCGGAAGTTGCAGTAGTTGCGCAGAACGTCAACTCTTCCACTGGGAATATCATACTAGGTCCTCGTGACCATTTTCTTACCCGTCAACAAACCCTCATCGATGCCATCGGGAATATCCGCTTTTCTATCTCGCCTCACTCCTTTTTTCAGGTGAACAGCGGCTGCGCAGCCATCCTCTACAAAAAAGTGAGGGAGTACGCGGATCTGAATGGAACCGAACGAGTACTCGATCTTTATTGCGGAGTAGGAGGTATTTCTCTTTTCCTCGCAGATCAAGCCAGGGAAGTAATGGGGATTGAATCGGTTCAGGCTGCGGTTGCTGATGCCGAACGTAATGCAAAGCTCAACGGAGTAAGCAACTGCCGGTTCCTTGCCGGAGATGTGGCTGAACTACTTGAAGATGCTGGACGGGCAGATGTGGTTATACTTAATCCGCCCCGTAAAGGGTGTGACGAGGTGGTATTGCGGAAAGCGGCACAATTGGAGCCGGATAGAATGATCTATGTTTCCTGTTCACCGATTTCCCTCGCTCGTGACCTGAAACTCCTTCATGAACTGGGGTACGTAGCCACTTCGGTTCAGCCGGTTGACATGTTTCCGCAAACCCCACATGTAGAAAACGTGACGCTTATAATAAAGAAGTAA
- the fusA gene encoding elongation factor G translates to MPKYDTAKLRNLGIVAHGGAGKTSLTEALLFDAGMTDRLGRVDDGTSNMDFDPEEIKRKITISSSLHHCEWNGYDLHIVDTPGYGNFIADTRACLRALGGAVVILSAISGVKVQTEEVWEWANEFEIPRIAFVNKMDREYANFLRAIDDMEKSLKARGVAVQMPLGAAETFEGVIDLVRMKAYRYAKDFSGTYTETEIPAEYQPEAQRLREILVETVAEAYDALTEKYLETGELTEEEILDGLRIGTLRYTFTPVFCGSAVLNIGVRHLLDYICHCLPSPLDRGKVHGTNPKTREIEERAPEESEPFSALVFKTTSDPYAGKITIFRIYSGTLNSDSTVYNSVREAEERIGQIFQLEGKKQKPIKQAVAGDIVAVAKLKETLTGDTLCSKDKPIVFEPIKPLQPVISYAIQPKTKNDEDKIHGALQRLMEEDQTIQARRDEKTRELILSGMGQVHLEVTIEKLKRKFGVDVEMKTQKVPYLETFKAGVKAQGKYKKQSGGRGQYGDCWVEFSPLSRGDGFQFEDKIVGGVIPRQYIPAVEKGIFEAAQDGFLAGYPLVDFKAAVFDGSFHTVDSSEMAFKVAGSLAFKKAMETAKVVLLEPIMNMKITVPEEVMGDVIGDINSRRGKVVGVEPKANSQIIRTVVPMAEVLTYANDLKSMTSDRGMFTMEFSHYEEVPTHLAQKIIAESASEQGKNNHSH, encoded by the coding sequence ATGCCGAAGTATGACACCGCAAAGCTGAGGAACCTTGGTATTGTCGCTCATGGAGGTGCCGGTAAGACTTCCTTGACTGAGGCATTGTTGTTCGATGCTGGAATGACCGACCGGTTGGGACGTGTCGATGACGGTACTTCCAACATGGACTTCGACCCCGAGGAAATAAAGCGTAAGATCACTATTTCCTCTTCCCTCCATCACTGCGAGTGGAACGGCTATGATCTTCACATAGTGGATACCCCAGGGTACGGGAACTTCATTGCCGATACGCGAGCCTGCTTGAGGGCTCTCGGCGGTGCCGTAGTTATTCTGTCCGCTATTTCGGGGGTGAAGGTCCAGACCGAGGAGGTCTGGGAATGGGCTAATGAGTTCGAAATCCCCCGTATCGCCTTCGTTAACAAGATGGACAGGGAATACGCGAATTTTCTGCGGGCAATAGATGACATGGAGAAGTCGCTAAAAGCTCGGGGGGTCGCGGTGCAGATGCCGCTGGGCGCTGCGGAAACGTTCGAGGGTGTCATCGATCTGGTCCGAATGAAGGCGTATCGCTATGCTAAGGATTTTTCGGGTACCTACACCGAAACAGAGATTCCCGCTGAGTACCAACCCGAGGCTCAAAGACTGCGTGAAATTCTGGTTGAGACGGTCGCCGAGGCTTATGATGCATTGACGGAGAAGTATCTGGAGACAGGCGAACTGACAGAGGAAGAAATTCTTGACGGTCTGCGCATCGGTACACTTCGTTATACCTTTACCCCAGTCTTCTGCGGCTCTGCTGTTCTGAACATAGGCGTCCGCCATCTCCTCGACTACATATGCCACTGCCTTCCGTCGCCGCTCGACAGGGGAAAGGTCCACGGCACGAATCCTAAGACCAGAGAGATAGAGGAACGCGCTCCTGAGGAGTCGGAACCTTTCTCTGCACTGGTTTTTAAAACGACTTCCGACCCTTATGCCGGGAAGATCACTATTTTTCGAATATACTCCGGAACACTGAATTCAGATTCAACCGTATACAACTCCGTACGAGAGGCCGAGGAAAGGATAGGACAGATATTTCAGCTTGAAGGCAAGAAGCAGAAGCCGATCAAGCAAGCCGTTGCAGGGGACATTGTTGCGGTGGCGAAGCTCAAGGAGACGCTGACAGGTGACACACTCTGTTCCAAGGACAAACCTATTGTCTTCGAGCCGATAAAGCCCCTGCAGCCCGTAATCTCGTATGCGATACAGCCAAAGACGAAGAATGACGAGGACAAGATCCACGGGGCTCTCCAGCGCCTCATGGAGGAGGACCAGACGATCCAGGCCCGTCGGGATGAAAAGACTCGGGAGCTGATACTGTCGGGTATGGGTCAGGTTCACCTTGAGGTGACTATCGAGAAACTGAAGCGCAAGTTCGGCGTAGACGTGGAGATGAAGACCCAGAAGGTACCGTATCTTGAGACTTTCAAGGCAGGTGTCAAGGCACAGGGAAAGTACAAGAAACAGAGTGGTGGACGTGGGCAATATGGCGACTGCTGGGTTGAGTTCTCTCCGCTGAGTCGGGGGGACGGCTTCCAGTTCGAGGATAAGATTGTTGGAGGAGTCATTCCTCGTCAGTACATTCCAGCTGTAGAAAAGGGTATCTTCGAGGCTGCACAGGACGGTTTTCTCGCTGGGTATCCTCTCGTCGACTTCAAGGCGGCGGTTTTCGATGGTTCCTTTCACACTGTCGATTCTTCAGAGATGGCATTTAAAGTCGCCGGTTCCCTGGCTTTCAAGAAAGCAATGGAAACTGCAAAGGTCGTGCTTCTTGAGCCAATCATGAATATGAAAATAACGGTTCCCGAGGAAGTAATGGGGGACGTCATAGGGGACATCAATTCAAGGCGCGGGAAGGTAGTGGGGGTAGAACCGAAGGCAAACTCTCAGATAATCAGGACGGTTGTGCCGATGGCCGAGGTCCTCACCTACGCCAACGACTTGAAATCAATGACCAGTGACCGCGGCATGTTTACAATGGAGTTTTCTCATTACGAAGAGGTGCCGACGCACCTTGCCCAGAAAATCATCGCTGAATCGGCGTCGGAACAGGGGAAAAATAATCATTCCCATTAG